Proteins from one Mesoplodon densirostris isolate mMesDen1 chromosome 1, mMesDen1 primary haplotype, whole genome shotgun sequence genomic window:
- the ZNF330 gene encoding zinc finger protein 330: MPKKKTGARKKAENRREREKQLRASRSTIDLAKHPCNASMECDKCQRRQKNRAFCYFCNSVQKLPICAQCGKTKCMMKSSDCVIKHAGVYSTGLAMVGAICDFCEAWVCHGRKCLSTHACACPLTDAECVECERGVWDHGGRIFSCSFCHNFLCEDDQFEHQASCQVLEAETFKCVSCNRLGQHSCLRCKACFCDDHTRSKVFKQEKGKHPPCPKCGHETQETKDLSMSTRSLKFGRQTGGEEGDGASGYDAYWKNLASDKYGDTSYHDEEEDEEEAEDDEEEEDEGGKDSDAESSDLFANLNLGRTYASGYAHYEEQEN, from the exons ATGCCTAAAAAAAAGACTGGTGCGAGGAAGAAGGCAGAGAATCGCCGGGAACGTGAAAAACAACTAAGAGCATCAAGAAGCACTATCGATTTAGCTAAACACCCGTGCAATGCTTCAATG gaATGTGACAAGTGTCAGag ACGGCAGAAGAATAGAGCATTTTGCTATTTTTGTAATTCTGTACAGAAGTTACCAATTTGTGCACAGTGTG GGAAAACAAAGTGCATGATGAAGTCTTCTGACTGTGTCATAAAACATGCTGGTGTCTACAGTACTGGCCTTGCCATGGTG GGTGCAATATGTGACTTCTGTGAAGCTTGGGTTTGTCATGGTAGGAAGTGTCTCAGTACACACGCCTGTGCCTGCCCGCTTACCGATGCTGAGTGTGTGGAATGTGAACGGGGTGTCTGGGACCACG GAGGCAGAATTTTCAGTTGTTCTTTTTGCCATAACTTTCTTTGTGAAGATGATCAGTTTGAACATCAAGCCAGCTGCCAGGTTTTAGAAGCGGAAACATTTAAAT GTGTTTCATGCAATCGGCTTGGTCAGCATTCCTGTCTCCGTTGTAAg GCTTGTTTCTGTGATGATCATACAAGGAGCAAGGTGtttaagcaagaaaaaggaaaacatcctCCCTGCCCTAAATGTGGACATGAAACTCAGGAAACTAAGGATCTTAGCATGTCAA CACGCTCCCTGAAATTTGGCAGGCAGACTGGAGGTGAAGAGGGAGATGGAGCTTCTGGGTATGATGCCTATTGGAAGAACCTTGCATCTGATAAGTATGGTGATACCAGCTACCATGATGaggaagaagatgaggaagaagcagaggatgatgaagaggaagaagatgaaGGTGGAAAGGATTCAGATGCTGAGTCATCCGATTTGTTTGCTAATTTGAATTTAGGAAGGACCTATGCCAGTGGCTATGCTCATTATGAGGAACAAGAGAACTAG